The Chromatiales bacterium genome window below encodes:
- a CDS encoding acyl-CoA thioesterase, which yields MEHPRKLVHVSLQAIRWGDMDAYEHVNNTIYFRYMEQARVEWLETVGYQCNPKQEAPVIVHADCSFLLPLNYPGTVEVRLFAGQAGRSSLPTFYELRLQGDEKLHAEGSAKIVWINPASGKSVSLPESLRRLAAG from the coding sequence ATGGAACATCCGCGAAAACTCGTTCACGTCAGCCTTCAGGCCATCCGCTGGGGCGACATGGACGCCTACGAGCACGTCAATAACACCATCTACTTCCGCTACATGGAGCAGGCGCGCGTTGAATGGCTGGAGACGGTCGGCTATCAATGCAATCCAAAGCAGGAGGCGCCGGTCATCGTCCATGCGGATTGCAGCTTCCTGTTACCGCTCAACTATCCGGGCACGGTCGAGGTGCGACTGTTTGCCGGCCAGGCCGGACGTTCCAGCCTGCCGACTTTCTACGAACTGCGGCTGCAGGGCGATGAAAAACTCCATGCCGAGGGCAGCGCCAAGATCGTCTGGATCAACCCCGCCAGCGGCAAGTCGGTGAGCTTGCCGGAATCCCTGCGACGGCTGGCGGCCGGTTGA
- a CDS encoding GMC family oxidoreductase, whose translation MKDEAADVVIVGAGAAGCVYAAELARAGKQVIVLEAGPAWTLDDLISSQIWARRLKWRGAPVGASGDHPIGNNFGTGSGFGGAALHHYGTWPRFLPENFEVRRRFGKGLDWPVSYDEMRPWYDRIQAEMGISGDAKAEIWRGPGDPYPMPGVPRFGQGEALARGFAKLGKPVAPLPVIVNTIPYRGRPACLWDGWCDAGCPIGALANPLVTWLKAAREAGVEFRAHCDVKRVLTDNRGQATGVEYFHQGERRVQAADVVILAASIIGNPRILLNSASDAHPAGLANGSGLVGRYLMAEFIVQGFGLFSEQTQPWMGISAGQLTYREGYVNDARPDAFGGYQWQIGPAMKPNDLLGIALSKPQLFGTELQRFLEAASQHLGMMIGFGGSVPDRDNRVELDTRRDAEGYPLARTVHRYPAAMLALWKHMQDEARTVLSAAGARDYWTSSGMPTGHIVGGTIMGIDPRQSVCDSFGRTHEVRNLILAGAGLFPCSGGVSPTYTIHAGALRSATQLIAHWGDYVR comes from the coding sequence ATGAAGGACGAAGCGGCAGATGTCGTCATCGTCGGCGCAGGTGCGGCGGGCTGCGTGTATGCAGCCGAGCTTGCGCGGGCCGGCAAGCAGGTGATCGTGCTCGAGGCGGGGCCCGCATGGACGCTGGATGACCTGATCAGTTCGCAGATCTGGGCGCGCCGGCTGAAATGGCGGGGCGCACCGGTCGGCGCGTCTGGCGATCATCCCATCGGGAACAATTTCGGTACGGGCTCCGGGTTCGGCGGCGCAGCCCTGCATCACTACGGAACATGGCCGCGCTTCCTGCCCGAAAACTTCGAAGTGCGGCGCCGGTTCGGAAAGGGGCTGGACTGGCCGGTCAGCTACGACGAAATGCGTCCCTGGTATGACCGCATCCAGGCGGAGATGGGAATCTCCGGTGATGCGAAGGCCGAAATATGGCGCGGGCCCGGAGACCCTTATCCGATGCCCGGTGTGCCGCGCTTCGGACAGGGTGAGGCGCTGGCCAGGGGGTTCGCCAAACTCGGCAAGCCGGTTGCACCGCTGCCGGTGATCGTCAACACCATTCCTTATCGCGGCAGACCGGCCTGCCTGTGGGACGGCTGGTGCGATGCGGGTTGTCCGATCGGCGCGCTGGCGAATCCGCTCGTCACCTGGCTGAAAGCAGCGCGTGAAGCCGGTGTGGAGTTTCGCGCGCACTGCGACGTGAAGCGGGTCCTGACCGACAACCGCGGTCAGGCGACGGGTGTCGAGTACTTCCACCAGGGCGAGCGCCGCGTACAAGCCGCCGATGTGGTAATCCTTGCGGCATCGATCATCGGCAATCCACGCATCCTGCTCAATTCAGCGAGCGATGCACATCCAGCGGGACTTGCAAACGGCAGTGGCCTGGTCGGGCGCTACCTCATGGCCGAGTTCATCGTGCAGGGTTTCGGCTTGTTCAGCGAACAGACCCAGCCCTGGATGGGGATCAGTGCCGGTCAGCTCACCTATCGCGAGGGCTACGTGAATGATGCGCGGCCCGATGCCTTTGGTGGCTATCAGTGGCAGATAGGCCCGGCGATGAAGCCCAACGACCTGCTGGGTATTGCCCTGAGCAAGCCGCAGCTCTTCGGTACGGAACTGCAGCGCTTTCTCGAAGCAGCAAGCCAGCATCTCGGCATGATGATCGGCTTTGGCGGCAGTGTTCCCGACCGCGACAATCGCGTCGAGCTGGATACCCGTCGTGACGCCGAGGGCTATCCGCTGGCGCGCACTGTGCATCGCTATCCGGCGGCGATGCTGGCGTTGTGGAAACACATGCAGGATGAAGCCCGTACTGTTCTCAGTGCGGCGGGTGCCCGGGACTACTGGACATCGTCGGGCATGCCGACAGGACATATCGTGGGCGGAACGATCATGGGTATTGATCCGCGCCAGTCGGTGTGCGACAGCTTCGGGCGGACCCACGAGGTACGCAACCTGATCCTGGCTGGCGCAGGTCTGTTTCCCTGCAGTGGTGGCGTGAGTCCGACCTACACGATTCATGCGGGTGCCCTGCGTTCTGCCACGCAGCTGATCGCCCACTGGGGAGACTATGTGCGCTGA
- the pgl gene encoding 6-phosphogluconolactonase: protein MRLEVEKTVAEAAAMAARLIATVLGIGIARRTRATLALSGGSSPLPMLGELVRQPLDWKAIHVFQVDERIVARGDAARNLTNIEEMLVTNGPLPRRNLHPMWVDRADLLGSAAEYASGIEQLAGVPAVLDAVHLGLGTDGHTASLFSGDPALKVKDRTVAITGEHHGYSRMTLTLPVINRARSIIWFVTGADKAGVLADLYAGGAPFPAARVARVRAVVVADSAAAKDASAPKKRRTKPKSKVVPLRRRS, encoded by the coding sequence GTGCGGCTGGAAGTTGAAAAAACCGTGGCAGAGGCGGCCGCAATGGCCGCACGGCTGATCGCCACCGTACTCGGTATCGGCATCGCCCGCCGCACGCGTGCGACCCTGGCGCTCAGCGGTGGCAGTTCGCCGCTGCCGATGCTGGGTGAGCTGGTGCGCCAGCCGCTTGACTGGAAAGCGATCCATGTTTTCCAGGTTGACGAGCGGATCGTGGCACGCGGTGACGCGGCGCGAAACCTGACCAATATCGAAGAGATGCTGGTCACCAATGGTCCCTTGCCGCGCCGGAATCTGCATCCCATGTGGGTCGATCGCGCCGACCTGCTGGGTTCGGCGGCGGAATATGCCAGCGGGATCGAGCAGCTGGCCGGTGTGCCGGCAGTTCTCGATGCGGTGCATCTCGGCCTGGGTACTGACGGGCATACGGCTTCGCTGTTTTCCGGTGATCCCGCCCTGAAGGTGAAAGATCGCACGGTTGCCATCACCGGTGAGCATCATGGTTACTCGCGCATGACGCTGACCCTGCCGGTGATCAATCGTGCGCGGAGCATCATCTGGTTCGTGACCGGAGCCGACAAGGCTGGCGTGCTGGCCGACCTCTATGCCGGCGGTGCGCCGTTTCCGGCTGCCCGCGTGGCACGAGTGCGCGCGGTGGTGGTCGCCGACAGCGCAGCTGCGAAGGATGCCAGCGCCCCGAAGAAGCGACGCACAAAGCCAAAGTCAAAAGTGGTGCCGCTGCGCCGCCGTTCCTGA
- a CDS encoding gluconate 2-dehydrogenase subunit 3 family protein, with product MDTQRRRFLQSGGLGLLAFSLGGVELLLTPQEARARALPVRILKPAEVATLEAFGEILLPGARNAGIAHFVDHQLAADAADCLLLIRYLDVPPPYIDVYRPALAALDAASQAAYKKVFTALDEKDAIKLVRAMSETNPEGWQGPPAPLFYFAARSDAVDVVYGTEEGFDRLGIPYMAHIRPTAKW from the coding sequence GTGGATACACAAAGACGACGATTCCTCCAGTCTGGCGGCCTCGGGCTGCTCGCCTTTTCGCTGGGCGGCGTCGAACTCCTGCTGACCCCGCAGGAAGCGCGGGCCAGGGCGCTGCCCGTCCGCATACTCAAGCCCGCTGAAGTCGCAACGCTCGAAGCATTTGGCGAGATCCTGCTGCCCGGCGCACGCAATGCCGGGATCGCGCACTTCGTCGATCATCAGCTGGCAGCAGACGCGGCCGATTGTCTGCTGCTGATCCGCTATCTCGATGTGCCACCTCCCTACATCGACGTTTACCGCCCCGCACTCGCGGCACTGGATGCTGCCAGTCAGGCCGCATACAAGAAAGTCTTCACCGCCCTTGATGAGAAGGATGCCATCAAGCTGGTACGCGCCATGAGCGAGACCAATCCCGAAGGCTGGCAGGGACCACCGGCACCGCTTTTCTACTTTGCGGCCCGCAGCGATGCAGTGGACGTCGTATACGGCACCGAAGAGGGATTCGACCGGCTCGGGATTCCATACATGGCGCACATCCGCCCCACCGCGAAATGGTAG
- a CDS encoding glycosyltransferase family 1 protein — protein MPEEGHLRRLLPIIAGLSRRGIEPCVFTHARFQPQVVGAGGRLVDIFSRYPLAAADDESRPIPCRYVSFAGHFGVQIIRDVRALAPSLVIADTFAVIGRVVATALGVPIVNVCAGHNVEPERFMAVLAEDPRVAVAPACYRAVERLRTVHGFSDASPFSYVSGLSQYLNVYCEPSAWLEPVEQRVFEPVAFFGSLPSIGYIERRRLVPDSPCFPADARRRVYVSFGTVIWRYYAREALAALAAIADAIAGMPDTAAVISFGGADRPAEERQLLEKANVQLRTRVDQWAILSEADAFITHHGLNSTHEAIFHQVPMLSCPFFWDQPALAARSKAFGLAAHLSAPPQGPTTAEKVRTVLDGVLGDPVPYRDRLAEARQWELETMATRDVVLDRIVALID, from the coding sequence ATGCCCGAGGAAGGGCATCTCAGACGCCTGTTGCCGATCATTGCGGGACTCAGTCGTCGTGGCATCGAGCCTTGCGTGTTCACGCATGCCCGCTTTCAGCCGCAGGTCGTCGGTGCGGGTGGCAGGCTTGTGGATATCTTTTCCCGGTATCCGCTCGCTGCAGCAGACGATGAGTCTCGTCCGATTCCATGCCGCTATGTGAGTTTTGCCGGACATTTCGGTGTACAGATCATTCGCGATGTCCGCGCTTTGGCGCCATCGCTGGTCATCGCGGATACCTTTGCGGTAATCGGCCGTGTCGTAGCGACGGCACTTGGCGTGCCGATCGTCAACGTTTGTGCCGGACACAACGTTGAGCCGGAGCGGTTCATGGCCGTACTGGCCGAAGATCCGCGGGTCGCCGTGGCGCCGGCCTGCTACCGCGCCGTCGAGCGGCTGCGTACCGTGCACGGATTTTCGGATGCGTCGCCGTTTTCCTATGTCTCCGGACTCAGTCAGTACCTGAACGTCTACTGTGAGCCATCGGCCTGGCTGGAACCGGTGGAGCAGAGGGTCTTCGAGCCTGTGGCCTTCTTCGGTTCACTGCCCTCGATCGGGTATATCGAACGACGCCGGCTGGTACCGGATTCGCCTTGTTTCCCCGCTGATGCACGCCGCAGGGTCTATGTGTCCTTCGGTACCGTGATCTGGCGCTATTACGCGCGCGAGGCGCTCGCCGCTCTCGCTGCAATTGCGGACGCGATTGCCGGGATGCCGGACACTGCTGCCGTGATCAGTTTTGGCGGCGCCGACCGGCCCGCCGAGGAACGGCAATTACTCGAAAAGGCCAACGTGCAGCTCAGGACGCGGGTTGACCAGTGGGCGATCCTGTCCGAGGCCGATGCATTCATTACTCACCACGGGTTGAATTCGACGCACGAGGCCATATTCCACCAGGTACCGATGTTGTCCTGCCCCTTTTTCTGGGATCAACCGGCACTGGCTGCGCGCAGCAAGGCCTTTGGTCTGGCGGCGCACCTTTCGGCACCACCGCAAGGACCAACCACGGCTGAAAAGGTCAGGACAGTGCTCGATGGTGTACTGGGTGACCCGGTGCCGTACCGTGACCGCCTGGCAGAGGCCCGGCAGTGGGAGCTGGAGACAATGGCCACGCGGGACGTGGTGCTGGACCGGATTGTCGCGCTGATTGACTGA
- a CDS encoding class I SAM-dependent methyltransferase: MGHNQSAEDLNLGLGWIYYGLARLVRPRHAVVIGSWRGFVPMVIARALQDNRDSGEVTFIDPSLVDDFWKDPQQTQRHFADFGIDNIRHRLCTTQQFVGTDAWRQMADIGLLFVDGYHTAEQVRFDYEAFADKLAPRACVLFHDSMGERSSPIYGPDKTYQVTVRDYISELRRDPALQLLDLPFGTGLTVLRRCAGANEEPLCEGLAGRV, from the coding sequence ATGGGTCATAACCAGTCGGCTGAGGATCTCAACCTTGGTCTGGGCTGGATCTATTACGGCCTCGCCAGGCTCGTGCGACCCCGACATGCAGTGGTGATCGGCTCGTGGCGGGGTTTTGTGCCGATGGTGATCGCGAGGGCACTTCAGGATAACCGGGATTCCGGTGAGGTGACGTTCATCGATCCTTCGCTGGTCGATGATTTCTGGAAGGATCCGCAACAGACGCAGCGCCACTTTGCCGACTTTGGCATCGACAACATCCGTCATCGGCTGTGCACGACCCAGCAGTTCGTCGGTACGGATGCCTGGCGCCAGATGGCGGATATCGGCTTGCTGTTCGTCGACGGGTATCACACGGCTGAGCAGGTGCGGTTTGATTACGAGGCCTTCGCGGACAAGCTGGCGCCGCGAGCCTGCGTGCTTTTTCATGACAGCATGGGCGAGCGCAGCTCCCCGATTTACGGCCCGGACAAGACCTACCAGGTCACCGTGCGTGACTACATCAGCGAATTGCGCCGGGACCCGGCGCTGCAGCTCCTGGACCTGCCCTTCGGCACCGGCCTCACTGTATTGCGTCGCTGTGCCGGAGCAAACGAGGAGCCCCTGTGTGAAGGGCTGGCAGGGAGAGTCTGA
- a CDS encoding DUF934 domain-containing protein yields MMTLVRNGQFVEDIYTDARDLEPVPVDRPVIVSLAQWQHNRDALLAGGQPLGIRLQSDQPPALVASELQHFAVVALEFPKFRDGRAYTHARMLRERHAFAGELRAVGDVLQEQLNYMQRCGFDAFEISAADPLAAWQAIENDHTVWYQATGDGRPRALELRQRT; encoded by the coding sequence ATGATGACACTGGTCCGCAACGGTCAGTTCGTCGAGGACATCTATACCGACGCCAGGGATCTGGAGCCCGTTCCCGTGGACCGGCCGGTGATCGTCAGCCTGGCGCAGTGGCAGCACAACCGTGATGCGCTGCTGGCCGGTGGCCAGCCGCTCGGCATTCGCCTGCAGAGTGACCAGCCCCCGGCACTGGTGGCCAGCGAATTGCAGCACTTTGCCGTTGTGGCCCTGGAGTTCCCGAAATTCCGCGACGGCCGCGCCTATACGCATGCGCGGATGCTGCGCGAGCGCCATGCATTTGCCGGCGAGCTGCGCGCCGTCGGAGACGTGCTGCAGGAACAGCTCAACTACATGCAGCGTTGTGGTTTCGATGCTTTTGAAATCAGCGCTGCTGATCCGCTTGCCGCCTGGCAGGCCATCGAAAACGACCACACCGTCTGGTACCAGGCTACCGGCGATGGCCGGCCCCGCGCACTCGAGCTTCGTCAGCGCACATAG
- a CDS encoding MFS transporter, which translates to MNGEFRRGWRALVASILGNAGGILSITFYTQGLFAGPVSAEFGWSRSDFFLGFTIMQFCGLITAPLTGTIVDRFGPRIVGIVGLIGHATMYLVLALNPGSLWAFYLSFAGLAVFAAGSLPVTWTTVVNSWFHVHRGMAIGLTMAGIGLAALLAPPLTEFFMASAGWRVAYAGIGLSALALSLPAVLLHLRLAPEAGTTAHSTDPAPVQWGPTRAEAMRDYRFWTLGAALLVITLSVIGLIPNFVPLLLDTGWTPAEAAQAATLLGVAVIVGRLMVGFLVDRIWAPAVAGLFFAGPAVAMVLMASQPITPALALVAAVLLGLAAGAELDLLAYLTSRYFGTRHYGAVFGGIYAFFTVGSGLAPLIYARVFDMLGTYRPMLAVAAIAIVVAVGLLLALGAYPPASRQN; encoded by the coding sequence TTGAACGGGGAATTCCGGCGCGGCTGGCGCGCCCTGGTCGCCAGTATTCTGGGTAATGCCGGCGGGATTCTTTCCATCACCTTTTACACACAAGGGCTGTTTGCGGGCCCGGTCAGCGCCGAGTTTGGCTGGTCGCGAAGCGACTTCTTTCTCGGCTTCACCATCATGCAGTTCTGCGGGCTGATTACGGCACCGCTGACTGGCACCATCGTCGATCGTTTCGGACCACGCATCGTCGGCATCGTCGGTCTCATCGGACATGCAACGATGTACCTGGTGCTGGCACTGAATCCGGGCTCGCTGTGGGCCTTTTACCTGAGCTTCGCCGGCCTGGCCGTGTTCGCCGCCGGCAGTCTGCCGGTCACCTGGACGACGGTGGTGAACAGCTGGTTCCATGTACACCGTGGTATGGCCATCGGCCTGACCATGGCCGGAATCGGACTGGCTGCCCTGCTCGCCCCGCCGCTTACCGAGTTCTTCATGGCATCCGCCGGCTGGCGCGTTGCCTATGCGGGTATCGGCCTGAGTGCACTGGCCTTGTCGCTGCCGGCGGTACTCCTCCACCTGCGCCTCGCGCCGGAGGCTGGCACCACTGCCCATAGCACTGACCCGGCACCCGTTCAGTGGGGTCCGACACGTGCCGAAGCCATGCGCGATTACCGGTTCTGGACCCTGGGCGCCGCGCTGCTTGTAATCACGCTGTCGGTCATCGGCCTGATACCCAACTTCGTGCCGTTGTTGCTGGACACCGGCTGGACCCCGGCCGAGGCCGCACAAGCCGCCACGCTGCTTGGCGTTGCAGTCATCGTCGGGCGGCTGATGGTGGGCTTTCTGGTCGACCGGATCTGGGCGCCAGCCGTTGCCGGCCTGTTTTTTGCCGGTCCGGCGGTCGCCATGGTGCTGATGGCCAGTCAGCCCATCACACCGGCGCTCGCGCTGGTCGCGGCCGTCCTGCTTGGACTGGCGGCCGGCGCCGAGCTGGACTTGCTGGCCTATCTGACCAGCCGGTACTTCGGCACCCGCCACTATGGCGCGGTATTCGGCGGCATCTATGCATTTTTCACGGTGGGTTCGGGTCTGGCTCCACTGATCTACGCACGGGTTTTCGATATGCTCGGCACCTATCGCCCGATGCTGGCGGTCGCGGCAATCGCCATCGTGGTTGCCGTCGGCCTGCTGCTTGCGCTGGGCGCCTATCCCCCGGCATCGCGACAAAACTGA